A part of bacterium genomic DNA contains:
- the dinB gene encoding DNA polymerase IV codes for MGAFTEFDRRRMTGFSPAKSRVKSGFDFDPDGNGRGTESSLVQRPSQAADSIAPADAAAWEGRATDCNSDESLRRDPAWLNRPGRMVFLCDMDTFFVSVERLFDPSLIGRSVIVGGPKGARGVVAACSYEARVFGVRSGMSLRTAAKLCPHGEFVYGRGHDYSKYSDRVMHILESHLPEVRAASIDEFYCEVTGMERVHPDLWELGRMLKREVFVKTGLPMTIGGGRNRLVAKIASKEGKPDGLYIVPPGTEAEWLSPMTVDRIPGIGPKTTEALRAMGIRFIGELAACPKEKLVARFGKWGGYISEKARGREVSIYQERSLPKSIGNESTFRADVDDIAKVKEVMRSLLERACFRLRREKLKCREISVKLRYFDFDTHTSQMSIPRTCVDEVIWPFAEALLAKLHTRRAAVRLVGVRLSSLSFDGGQLELFSAGDGSHFFDADSRFERMKPGRLARPVMFRDAAAPGLPDAMPFDGVLSLDEAEVLHEAVDEIRDRYGYDSIGTGPSLKRLIAKKKRRAGIGEAGGLEVARPRKMK; via the coding sequence ATGGGCGCATTCACCGAATTCGACAGGCGCAGGATGACGGGGTTCTCCCCCGCCAAATCCCGCGTCAAATCCGGATTTGACTTCGATCCGGACGGAAACGGACGCGGTACGGAATCTTCGTTGGTACAGCGGCCATCCCAGGCCGCGGATTCGATCGCGCCCGCGGATGCCGCGGCCTGGGAAGGCCGCGCTACCGATTGCAATTCCGATGAATCCCTCCGCCGCGATCCGGCCTGGTTGAACCGCCCCGGCCGCATGGTCTTCCTATGCGACATGGACACGTTTTTCGTTTCGGTCGAGCGGCTGTTCGACCCGTCGCTCATCGGGCGCAGCGTAATCGTCGGCGGGCCGAAGGGCGCCCGCGGCGTGGTCGCGGCGTGCAGCTACGAGGCCCGCGTCTTCGGCGTGCGAAGCGGGATGTCGCTGCGCACCGCGGCAAAGCTCTGCCCTCACGGCGAGTTCGTTTACGGCCGCGGACATGATTACTCCAAGTACAGCGACCGCGTTATGCATATCCTCGAAAGCCACCTGCCCGAAGTCCGCGCCGCGTCCATTGACGAATTCTATTGCGAAGTGACCGGGATGGAGCGCGTTCATCCCGATCTCTGGGAACTTGGCCGGATGCTCAAGCGCGAAGTCTTCGTCAAGACGGGGCTGCCGATGACGATCGGGGGGGGGAGAAACCGCCTCGTCGCCAAAATAGCAAGCAAGGAAGGCAAGCCTGACGGGCTGTACATCGTGCCGCCGGGAACCGAGGCGGAGTGGCTCTCTCCGATGACGGTTGACCGCATCCCCGGCATCGGACCGAAGACGACCGAAGCGCTACGGGCGATGGGCATCCGGTTCATCGGCGAGCTTGCGGCGTGCCCGAAGGAAAAGCTCGTCGCGCGGTTCGGAAAGTGGGGCGGGTATATTTCGGAAAAGGCGCGGGGCCGCGAGGTTTCGATTTACCAGGAGCGCAGCCTTCCCAAAAGCATTGGAAACGAAAGCACGTTCCGCGCCGACGTGGACGACATCGCCAAGGTGAAAGAGGTAATGCGAAGCCTGCTCGAGCGCGCATGTTTCCGGCTGCGGCGTGAGAAACTCAAATGCCGCGAAATTTCGGTAAAGCTGCGATACTTCGACTTCGACACGCACACGTCGCAGATGTCGATTCCGCGCACGTGTGTGGACGAGGTGATATGGCCGTTCGCCGAGGCGCTTTTGGCGAAGCTGCACACCCGGCGCGCGGCGGTGAGGCTTGTCGGCGTGCGGCTGTCTTCACTTTCGTTCGACGGAGGGCAGCTTGAGCTTTTCTCCGCGGGCGACGGCTCGCACTTTTTCGACGCGGATTCGCGTTTCGAGCGGATGAAGCCGGGCAGGCTCGCGCGGCCGGTGATGTTCCGCGATGCGGCCGCGCCGGGATTACCCGATGCGATGCCGTTCGACGGCGTGCTTTCGCTGGACGAGGCCGAGGTGCTTCACGAAGCGGTGGACGAAATCCGCGACCGCTACGGCTACGACTCGATAGGCACCGGCCCGTCGCTGAAAAGACTGATCGCGAAAAAGAAAAGAAGGGCGGGCATCGGCGAAGCCGGGGGATTGGAGGTCGCAAGGCCGCGGAAAATGAAATAG
- a CDS encoding type II toxin-antitoxin system HicB family antitoxin, with translation MRLLVTLEDYGDGWIVAECPSIPGCVSQGRTEDEALANIREAIELCLEVREELGMPKTVEVRELVVAG, from the coding sequence ATGAGGCTGCTGGTAACACTTGAAGATTACGGCGACGGATGGATTGTGGCCGAGTGTCCGTCCATCCCCGGCTGCGTATCCCAGGGCCGCACGGAGGACGAAGCTCTGGCGAACATCCGCGAAGCCATCGAGCTTTGCCTTGAAGTGCGCGAGGAGCTGGGGATGCCCAAGACGGTCGAAGTACGCGAGCTTGTGGTCGCGGGATGA